One uncultured Fibrobacter sp. genomic region harbors:
- a CDS encoding glycogen/starch/alpha-glucan phosphorylase gives MAKSFKKAEEVTVLGNDAESFRKAFTDHIHHTLARNSATVTDHEKFLAVAYAVRDRLVDRWIKTQETYYQKDVKRVYYLSLEFLIGRTLGNSVLNLDVESAVSEALDELGMTLEELREQEVDAGLGNGGLGRLAACFLDSMATLELPATGMGIRYEYGMFSQKIVNGEQEEQPDNWLRLTNPWEIARPSNEVKVPMYGYVVSWMDEKGRLRNRWETKDYVLALPYDTPIPGYKNNTVNNLRLWSAKSTDDFGLSYFNNGDYIAAVQDMELSETISKVLYPNDASMNGKELRLKQQYFLCSASLQDIIRRFKKLHEGEWKVFPEKVAIQLNDTHPAISIAEMMRILLDEENLEWDEAWEIVTHTFAYTNHTLMPEALEKWPVSLFEKLLPRHLQIIYEINARFLRQVSLKWPGDNARLARMSLIEEGGCKMVRMAYLSIVGSFAVNGVAALHSDLLKTTLFKDFYELWPEKFNNKTNGVTPRRWVRKANPAMSELISSKIGESWVKDLDDLKKLEKFAKDAQFQKEFMAVKKQNKERLAKYLKATQGVDVDVNTFFDVQVKRIHEYKRQLLNILHAIHLYIQLKDGKEIMPRTIMIGGKSAPGYWMAKQIIRLANAVAAIIDADPVCKGKLKMVFLENYRVSFAEKIIPAADLSEQISTAGTEASGTGNMKFALNGALTIGTLDGANVEMKEEVGDENIFIFGLTVEEVTDLLAKGYRPRDFYEKDDDLRRVIDLIGSGFFSPDRPDLFKHIADKLLTNDNYLLCADFRSYVDMQKKVAEEYMDKKTWAEKAILNVARMGKFSSDRTIKQYAEEIWNAKGCSIKL, from the coding sequence ATGGCAAAATCATTCAAGAAAGCAGAAGAAGTGACCGTGCTCGGCAACGACGCGGAATCGTTCCGCAAAGCCTTTACCGACCACATCCACCACACGCTCGCCCGTAACAGCGCGACCGTGACCGACCACGAAAAGTTCCTCGCCGTGGCATACGCCGTGCGCGACCGCCTCGTAGACCGCTGGATCAAGACGCAGGAAACCTATTACCAGAAAGACGTGAAGCGCGTCTACTACCTGTCCCTCGAATTTTTGATTGGCCGTACCCTCGGTAACTCCGTTCTGAACCTCGACGTCGAAAGCGCCGTTTCCGAAGCTCTCGATGAACTCGGCATGACGCTCGAAGAACTCCGCGAACAGGAAGTCGATGCCGGCCTCGGCAACGGTGGCCTCGGCCGCCTCGCCGCTTGCTTCCTCGACTCCATGGCCACGCTCGAACTCCCGGCCACCGGTATGGGCATCCGCTACGAATACGGTATGTTCAGCCAGAAGATCGTGAACGGCGAACAGGAAGAACAGCCGGATAACTGGCTGCGCCTCACCAACCCGTGGGAAATCGCCCGTCCGTCGAACGAAGTCAAGGTTCCGATGTACGGCTACGTGGTAAGCTGGATGGACGAAAAGGGCAGACTCCGTAACCGTTGGGAAACCAAGGACTACGTGCTCGCTCTCCCCTACGACACTCCGATTCCGGGTTACAAGAACAACACCGTGAACAACCTGCGCCTCTGGAGCGCCAAGTCCACCGACGACTTCGGCCTCTCCTACTTCAACAACGGTGACTACATCGCCGCTGTGCAGGACATGGAACTTTCCGAAACCATCTCCAAGGTTCTCTATCCGAACGACGCCTCCATGAACGGTAAGGAACTGCGCCTCAAGCAGCAGTACTTCCTCTGCTCTGCATCTCTGCAGGACATCATCCGCCGCTTCAAGAAGCTCCACGAAGGCGAATGGAAGGTGTTCCCTGAAAAGGTCGCCATCCAGTTGAACGACACGCACCCGGCAATCTCTATCGCCGAAATGATGCGTATCCTCCTCGACGAAGAAAACCTGGAATGGGACGAAGCTTGGGAAATCGTGACGCACACGTTTGCCTACACGAACCACACCTTGATGCCCGAAGCTCTCGAAAAGTGGCCGGTCAGCCTCTTCGAAAAGCTCCTGCCGCGTCATCTCCAGATCATTTATGAAATCAACGCTCGCTTCCTGCGTCAGGTGTCCCTCAAGTGGCCCGGCGACAATGCTCGCCTCGCCCGCATGAGCCTCATCGAAGAAGGCGGCTGCAAGATGGTCCGCATGGCTTACCTCTCCATCGTGGGTTCGTTCGCCGTGAACGGCGTGGCTGCTCTCCACTCCGACCTCCTGAAGACCACCCTCTTCAAGGACTTCTACGAACTGTGGCCTGAAAAGTTCAACAACAAGACGAACGGCGTGACGCCGCGTCGCTGGGTCCGCAAGGCAAACCCGGCTATGTCCGAGCTCATCTCTTCCAAGATTGGCGAATCCTGGGTCAAGGATTTGGACGACCTGAAGAAGCTCGAAAAGTTCGCGAAGGACGCCCAATTCCAGAAGGAATTCATGGCGGTCAAGAAGCAGAACAAGGAACGCCTCGCCAAGTACCTCAAGGCAACGCAGGGCGTGGATGTCGACGTGAACACGTTCTTCGACGTGCAGGTCAAGCGTATCCACGAATACAAGCGCCAGCTCCTGAACATTCTGCACGCCATTCACCTGTACATCCAGCTGAAAGACGGCAAGGAAATCATGCCGCGTACCATCATGATCGGTGGTAAGTCCGCTCCGGGTTACTGGATGGCCAAGCAGATCATCCGTCTTGCCAACGCCGTGGCAGCCATCATCGATGCCGATCCGGTTTGCAAGGGCAAGCTCAAGATGGTGTTCCTCGAGAACTACCGCGTGTCTTTCGCCGAAAAGATCATTCCGGCGGCAGACCTCTCCGAACAGATTTCCACCGCAGGCACCGAAGCCTCTGGTACCGGTAACATGAAGTTCGCCCTCAACGGCGCACTCACCATCGGTACGCTCGACGGCGCCAACGTCGAAATGAAGGAAGAAGTCGGTGACGAAAACATCTTCATCTTCGGTCTCACCGTTGAAGAAGTGACCGACCTCCTCGCCAAGGGCTACCGTCCGCGCGACTTCTACGAAAAGGACGACGATCTCCGCCGCGTGATCGACCTGATTGGTTCCGGCTTCTTCAGCCCCGACCGTCCGGACCTCTTCAAGCACATTGCAGACAAGCTCCTCACCAACGACAACTACCTGCTCTGCGCAGACTTCCGCAGCTACGTGGACATGCAGAAGAAGGTCGCCGAGGAATACATGGACAAGAAGACCTGGGCAGAAAAGGCTATCCTGAACGTCGCTCGCATGGGCAAGTTCAGCTCCGACCGTACCATCAAGCAGTACGCCGAAGAAATCTGGAACGCCAAGGGCTGCAGCATCAAGCTGTAG
- the ybaK gene encoding Cys-tRNA(Pro) deacylase has product MEIKKTNAARILDRQKISYELIPYKVDENDLGAQHVADSLGEDINQVFKTILVHGDKIGYLICVVPGNLEVDLKGAAKVSGNKKIDTVPLKDLTPLTGYIRGGCSPLGLKKNFPIFIHETAMQFPYIYVSAGERGLQLKVAPADLVKATRATVGVIARVPPEAPED; this is encoded by the coding sequence ATGGAAATCAAGAAGACGAACGCGGCGAGAATTCTAGACCGCCAGAAAATTTCTTACGAGCTTATCCCCTACAAGGTCGACGAAAACGACCTGGGCGCACAGCACGTTGCCGACAGCCTCGGCGAAGACATCAACCAGGTTTTCAAGACGATTCTTGTGCACGGCGACAAGATCGGCTACCTGATTTGCGTGGTGCCGGGGAACCTCGAAGTGGACTTGAAGGGAGCCGCCAAGGTGAGCGGCAACAAGAAAATCGACACCGTTCCGCTCAAGGATTTGACACCGCTGACCGGCTACATCCGCGGCGGTTGCAGTCCGCTTGGACTCAAGAAGAACTTTCCCATTTTCATTCACGAAACCGCGATGCAGTTCCCCTACATCTACGTGAGTGCAGGCGAACGTGGCTTGCAGCTGAAAGTCGCGCCCGCTGACCTTGTCAAGGCGACTCGCGCGACTGTGGGCGTTATCGCGAGAGTTCCTCCCGAAGCCCCCGAGGACTAA